Genomic DNA from Candidatus Nitrosopumilus koreensis AR1:
ATAATTTTACGTTGTATGGTTTTACTGACATTTACTAGTCATAATAAATTCAGACTGAATGATAATCCTGATTGGTCAAATCCCAGTCGTTTGTAAAATTTGTGCGAATCTTTTCTTCTGTTACCTGATTCAAGCCTAATTCTATAACATTTTTTAGATTTTGCTAATTTGACACATTCTAAAATTAGTTTTTTTCCAATTCCTGAATCTCTAAATTCATTTTTTACTACCAATTCCGGAATATACATTTCAAATTTAGCACGGTTTAGTCGTCTAAGAAGAACAATGCTTACCACTCCCACAATTTTTGAATTTATTTCTGCTACAAGAATAAACTTTGAAGAATCTGAAAAATAATCTTTTATTTTGTCTTCAAATACCTTAACTTCCTTTTTATCT
This window encodes:
- a CDS encoding GNAT family N-acetyltransferase, giving the protein MEAEIRNASKKDIPSILELLYELGRPEPIDKKEVKVFEDKIKDYFSDSSKFILVAEINSKIVGVVSIVLLRRLNRAKFEMYIPELVVKNEFRDSGIGKKLILECVKLAKSKKCYRIRLESGNRRKDSHKFYKRLGFDQSGLSFSLNLL